A region of Chloracidobacterium sp. DNA encodes the following proteins:
- a CDS encoding phospho-N-acetylmuramoyl-pentapeptide-transferase: MLYHFLYQFLFRQYGADGDSPYFYKVLNVIQYVTFRTAIAAITALLISLLLGRKVIRKLSDLKFGQEIREEGPASHQEKKGTPTMGGVLIIGSVFISTILWARLDTLYLWLALGATTLFAAVGFADDYIKIVKKRSLGLTGKQKLAGQLITALLVWGALWWWGNYPWNLSVPFFKDTALPLGTTVIPAGIYLLFMIFVLLGSSNAVNLTDGLDGLAISVTFIAMSALTGLTYLASDARWAERLDLTHNPASAELTVFCGAMAGASLGFLWYNAPPADIFMGDVGSLAIGGALGTIAILTKQEFLLPFIGGVFILEAVSVMLQVSVFKLTKRNGQPGRRVFKMTPLHHHFEMSGWKEPKIVFRFVIVAILFALLSLSTLKLR, encoded by the coding sequence ATGCTCTATCATTTTCTCTATCAATTTCTTTTTAGGCAATATGGGGCTGATGGTGATTCCCCATATTTTTACAAGGTTTTAAATGTAATCCAGTACGTTACATTCCGGACTGCAATTGCTGCAATAACAGCACTTCTGATCTCCTTGCTTCTGGGCCGCAAGGTTATCCGCAAGTTGTCCGATCTGAAATTTGGCCAGGAAATACGCGAAGAGGGCCCTGCTTCGCATCAAGAGAAAAAAGGCACGCCTACAATGGGAGGCGTATTGATCATTGGCTCGGTTTTCATATCGACGATCCTTTGGGCAAGGCTCGACACTCTTTATCTTTGGCTCGCTTTGGGGGCGACGACGTTGTTTGCTGCGGTTGGTTTCGCGGACGACTACATAAAAATTGTAAAGAAACGAAGCCTCGGACTGACCGGAAAACAGAAACTCGCAGGACAACTGATAACTGCCCTTTTAGTATGGGGTGCTTTGTGGTGGTGGGGTAATTATCCTTGGAATCTGAGCGTTCCGTTTTTCAAGGACACGGCATTGCCGTTGGGAACAACCGTTATTCCAGCCGGCATTTATCTGCTGTTCATGATCTTTGTTTTGCTTGGCTCATCGAATGCGGTGAATCTGACCGACGGGCTTGATGGACTCGCGATCAGCGTTACTTTTATTGCGATGTCGGCTCTGACTGGCCTCACATATTTGGCGAGTGATGCTCGTTGGGCTGAGAGACTTGATCTAACGCATAATCCGGCCTCGGCGGAGTTGACAGTTTTTTGTGGAGCGATGGCAGGGGCGAGCCTTGGGTTTTTGTGGTACAACGCTCCGCCCGCGGATATTTTTATGGGTGACGTCGGAAGCCTTGCTATCGGCGGTGCGCTTGGAACTATAGCTATACTGACGAAACAAGAGTTTTTGCTGCCTTTTATCGGCGGTGTTTTTATTCTTGAGGCGGTTTCTGTAATGTTGCAGGTCTCGGTCTTTAAGTTGACAAAGCGCAATGGCCAGCCTGGGAGGCGAGTTTTTAAGATGACACCGCTTCATCATCATTTTGAGATGTCCGGTTGGAAAGAGCCGAAGATCGTTTTTAGGTTTGTGATCGTAGCGATTTTATTTGCATTGCTGAGTCTGTCGACGCTGAAGCTTCGGTAA
- a CDS encoding UDP-N-acetylmuramoyl-tripeptide--D-alanyl-D-alanine ligase — translation MKLETAIEYMNAAALDLDPALRQREVGSFAIDTRECKSGDVFFALSQPDYRNNGFNGDFDDSTKYVPDAFAKGATACVVRGDRFEEHQFQLDPYRDRLIFVDDVIAAFQRLAHGVYREWNKPVVAITGSAGKTTAKELTAHVLEASGRKVLRNIKNYNNGLGHPLTVLKLASDPSYDVAVLEMGMSTPMNEIQRLCRITPPDVAVELNVLSVHVEHLGSIENVAKAKAELVEGMKAGGTAVLNADDPRVAEMHWLSKGRTITFGIEKAADVRAENIKFDRFGETKFTIVFGQQNAEVIFPLNGKHNILNGLAAAAVGLSFGMAIDDIAASFETVAAPPQRGEILHFKNGFTVINDSYNSNPAALMSMIETLVDGAGDRRKIVVAGEMLELGPDEKKIHHETGELIAKTKINMLIGVRGQAAELVEGSKSAGLAAAEFVGDSYAAAELLIGLVEKGDVILVKGSRGVRTEKVVEKLLEKFDLEG, via the coding sequence TTGAAACTTGAAACCGCTATTGAATATATGAATGCAGCCGCGCTCGATCTTGATCCCGCTTTGCGTCAACGCGAAGTGGGTTCTTTTGCTATCGATACGCGCGAGTGCAAGAGCGGTGATGTTTTTTTTGCATTGTCCCAACCGGATTATCGTAACAACGGATTCAACGGCGATTTTGATGATTCTACGAAGTATGTTCCTGACGCTTTTGCGAAAGGAGCGACGGCGTGCGTTGTTCGCGGTGACAGGTTTGAGGAGCACCAGTTTCAACTTGATCCATATCGCGATCGTTTGATATTTGTTGATGATGTGATTGCCGCGTTTCAGAGGCTCGCTCATGGAGTCTATCGTGAATGGAATAAGCCGGTTGTTGCGATCACAGGTAGTGCAGGGAAAACGACTGCAAAAGAACTTACCGCTCACGTTTTGGAAGCAAGCGGCAGAAAAGTCCTTCGCAATATCAAGAATTACAATAACGGTCTTGGCCATCCGTTGACCGTTCTGAAGCTTGCCTCTGACCCAAGTTATGACGTTGCTGTTCTCGAAATGGGTATGTCAACGCCGATGAATGAGATACAGCGTCTTTGCCGTATTACGCCGCCGGATGTTGCAGTCGAATTGAATGTGTTGTCGGTTCATGTCGAGCATCTTGGTTCCATTGAGAATGTAGCTAAAGCCAAGGCGGAACTTGTCGAAGGCATGAAGGCTGGCGGCACCGCGGTATTGAATGCTGATGATCCGAGAGTTGCGGAGATGCATTGGCTGAGCAAAGGCCGCACGATCACTTTCGGCATCGAAAAAGCAGCGGATGTTCGGGCTGAGAATATTAAATTTGACAGATTTGGCGAAACTAAATTCACCATTGTTTTTGGTCAACAGAATGCTGAGGTTATATTTCCTCTCAATGGAAAACACAATATACTAAACGGCTTGGCCGCTGCCGCAGTAGGGCTTAGTTTTGGGATGGCCATTGATGATATCGCCGCAAGTTTTGAGACTGTTGCGGCTCCACCCCAACGCGGTGAAATTTTGCATTTTAAGAATGGATTTACTGTTATTAACGACTCATACAATTCGAATCCGGCGGCGTTGATGTCGATGATAGAAACGCTCGTCGATGGTGCGGGCGACCGGCGCAAGATCGTTGTTGCAGGTGAAATGCTTGAGCTGGGGCCGGATGAGAAAAAGATTCATCACGAAACCGGAGAGCTTATTGCAAAGACCAAAATCAATATGCTCATCGGGGTTCGCGGACAGGCGGCTGAATTGGTTGAGGGGTCGAAATCTGCGGGCCTTGCAGCAGCAGAATTTGTTGGGGATTCATATGCAGCGGCCGAATTGCTTATTGGATTAGTTGAAAAAGGCGATGTGATCCTTGTAAAAGGATCTCGTGGTGTGCGAACCGAGAAGGTGGTCGAAAAGTTACTAGAGAAATTTGATTTGGAGGGGTAG
- a CDS encoding penicillin-binding protein 2 produces the protein MRNGKKIKKKDLRQVAFTRFMLIVAVFVLWIGGIGARLVNLQITQHAWLKERAVDIRQDVKQSRMLRGTIYDRNDRALAMSLRVKTLYADTTEISDTAAAAKVIAKALNLNTNQVANQLKQGKDSKKRFVPLAKKLDEELVQKINKALDTPDVKKADLPNFTGLHWREDQKRSYPYQTLAAQVIGFSNSDDDGRAGIEQSKDDILHGAVIKKLQERDRLGRVYDETTVEREEPNDIVLTIDAAYQYIAEQALENGVRSSQARSGMAIVMNPKNGEILALANYPTYDPNTITDSVAEHIGNKAIQSVYSPGSVFKIVPYGSALEKNLFLPEDKIDAGNGSITVADHKFSDHHTGTMSYSDALAHSSNVCAIKTGMRVGREDFSSMVQKMGFGSKTGIELPAETQGIVRPVDKWNGDSLASMSIGYEISVTALQMVTAFATIANNGVRNQPHIIKEIRRSDEQPVIVTQPQQTQVVKAETAQHLRTMLRQVVLDGTGRRAQLNGYTVAGKTGTAWKYNPKTKSVDSSKYISSFIGMAPADNPEIVVGVVMDEPKGGARDGGMVSAPVFREIAQQILTEMKVATDAPVKPEALVANDIPRAPAKDIKTAKPADAKAEVKQDSISKPKTVTPSAGKDKPVKKTNEKKISEAGKLTALIKRRFDFRYLEWIDKSNFET, from the coding sequence ATGAGAAACGGAAAGAAAATCAAAAAGAAAGATCTTCGTCAGGTGGCATTTACCCGCTTTATGCTGATAGTGGCCGTTTTTGTTTTGTGGATCGGCGGAATCGGCGCACGGCTGGTCAACCTTCAGATAACCCAGCACGCATGGCTTAAGGAACGTGCCGTTGATATTCGACAGGACGTGAAGCAGTCGCGGATGCTGCGCGGAACTATTTATGATCGTAACGATCGAGCATTGGCGATGAGTCTTCGTGTTAAGACTCTATATGCAGATACGACAGAGATATCGGATACTGCCGCTGCTGCAAAGGTCATTGCGAAGGCATTAAATCTAAACACCAATCAGGTCGCAAACCAGCTTAAACAAGGTAAGGATTCTAAAAAACGCTTTGTTCCTTTGGCAAAAAAACTTGACGAAGAGCTTGTGCAAAAGATCAACAAAGCACTAGACACTCCTGACGTGAAAAAAGCCGACCTTCCTAATTTTACCGGCCTTCATTGGAGAGAAGATCAAAAACGCAGTTATCCGTATCAAACTCTAGCGGCCCAAGTTATAGGTTTTAGTAATTCTGACGATGATGGCCGTGCCGGAATCGAGCAGTCAAAGGACGATATTCTGCACGGGGCAGTGATAAAAAAACTGCAGGAGCGTGACCGCCTCGGACGCGTTTACGACGAGACAACAGTCGAACGCGAAGAGCCAAACGATATTGTTTTGACCATTGATGCCGCCTACCAATACATAGCCGAACAGGCTCTTGAAAATGGAGTGCGATCGTCGCAGGCAAGGTCGGGTATGGCGATCGTGATGAATCCAAAAAACGGTGAGATATTAGCGTTGGCAAATTATCCGACCTACGATCCGAACACGATCACTGACTCCGTTGCTGAACATATCGGTAACAAGGCGATCCAGTCGGTTTATTCGCCGGGATCAGTTTTTAAGATCGTGCCTTACGGCTCAGCATTAGAGAAGAATCTTTTTTTGCCCGAGGACAAAATTGATGCGGGCAACGGTTCTATTACCGTTGCTGACCACAAATTTTCGGATCATCACACCGGTACGATGAGTTACTCGGATGCCCTGGCTCACTCTAGCAATGTTTGTGCAATAAAAACGGGAATGCGCGTTGGACGTGAAGATTTTTCTTCTATGGTCCAGAAGATGGGTTTTGGAAGTAAGACGGGGATTGAGTTGCCGGCGGAAACACAAGGTATCGTTCGGCCGGTGGACAAGTGGAATGGCGACTCGCTTGCGTCGATGTCGATCGGTTATGAAATCAGCGTAACGGCGTTGCAAATGGTAACTGCTTTTGCGACGATAGCAAATAACGGAGTCAGGAACCAGCCGCACATTATTAAGGAAATTCGCCGGTCGGATGAACAACCTGTAATAGTGACACAACCCCAGCAAACTCAGGTAGTTAAGGCTGAAACTGCACAGCATCTGCGAACGATGTTGCGTCAAGTGGTTTTGGACGGTACCGGTCGCAGGGCACAGCTGAACGGATATACTGTTGCCGGGAAAACAGGAACTGCATGGAAGTACAATCCTAAGACGAAATCAGTCGATTCGTCGAAATATATCTCTTCATTCATAGGCATGGCTCCGGCAGATAACCCGGAGATCGTAGTGGGTGTTGTGATGGACGAGCCAAAAGGCGGAGCACGCGATGGTGGAATGGTTTCGGCGCCGGTGTTTCGAGAGATCGCCCAACAGATTCTTACCGAAATGAAGGTTGCAACGGATGCCCCTGTCAAACCGGAAGCCCTTGTGGCAAATGACATTCCTCGTGCACCTGCAAAAGACATTAAAACTGCGAAGCCCGCAGACGCAAAGGCAGAGGTTAAACAGGACTCAATCTCTAAGCCTAAAACCGTAACGCCTTCTGCTGGTAAGGATAAACCTGTTAAGAAAACAAACGAGAAGAAAATTTCCGAAGCTGGCAAGTTGACCGCTCTGATAAAACGGCGATTTGATTTTAGATATTTGGAATGGATAGATAAGAGTAACTTTGAAACTTGA
- the rsmH gene encoding 16S rRNA (cytosine(1402)-N(4))-methyltransferase RsmH, giving the protein MAEIDAEKAHKAVLLDETLHFLQPQHGGLFVDATLGLGGHSEAILESSDEARVVGIDQDSEALSLARKRLVRFGDRAMTFQANFSEIGRIVADAEKGEPDGILADLGVSSLQLDSETRGFSFRFDADLDMRMDADSGGHTAAELLATIGQEELANIIYKYGEERASRKIAKWIIEKRESGNPITTTFELADLVRRAVRTSPKDRTHPATRTFQALRIAINGELDILEQFISDSVDLLKINGVLAIITFHSLEDRIVKQAFQRLSGKCQCPPRIPQCVCGAAKKVEILTRKPVLPSASEQNDNSRSRSAKLRACRKIEN; this is encoded by the coding sequence ATGGCTGAAATTGATGCCGAGAAGGCTCACAAAGCGGTATTGCTTGACGAAACGCTTCATTTTTTGCAGCCGCAGCACGGCGGCCTTTTCGTTGACGCAACATTGGGGCTTGGAGGGCATTCGGAGGCAATTCTTGAATCTTCTGACGAAGCAAGGGTTGTTGGGATCGATCAGGACAGCGAAGCTTTAAGTCTTGCAAGAAAACGGCTTGTGAGATTTGGTGATCGTGCAATGACCTTTCAAGCGAACTTTTCCGAAATCGGAAGGATCGTTGCAGACGCTGAGAAAGGAGAGCCGGATGGAATACTGGCAGATCTTGGAGTTTCATCTCTCCAGCTTGATAGCGAAACGCGTGGATTTAGTTTTCGGTTTGATGCCGATCTCGATATGCGGATGGATGCAGATTCGGGTGGGCACACGGCAGCAGAACTGCTGGCGACGATAGGTCAGGAAGAACTGGCGAACATTATTTACAAGTACGGTGAAGAAAGAGCTTCGCGCAAGATCGCCAAGTGGATCATTGAAAAGAGGGAAAGCGGTAACCCGATAACAACCACTTTCGAGCTTGCGGATCTTGTAAGACGGGCCGTCAGAACAAGCCCGAAAGATCGAACGCATCCGGCGACGAGGACATTTCAGGCATTGCGAATAGCCATAAACGGCGAGCTTGATATTTTAGAGCAATTTATTTCCGACTCGGTCGATCTTTTGAAAATTAACGGCGTGCTTGCGATCATCACCTTCCACTCACTGGAGGATCGCATAGTAAAGCAAGCCTTTCAGCGTCTCTCGGGCAAGTGCCAATGCCCACCGCGTATACCGCAATGTGTTTGCGGGGCGGCAAAAAAAGTTGAGATCCTGACGCGGAAACCTGTTCTGCCATCAGCGTCAGAACAAAACGATAACTCACGCTCACGAAGCGCAAAGCTCAGAGCGTGTCGCAAAATAGAAAATTAG
- a CDS encoding ZIP family metal transporter, whose amino-acid sequence MDSLFLKLLVFGLLAALANVLGGLILFPSRLHHNYKRLLRYVLALGAGFMLAVTIFELLPESVILWQKSTPLVIEDLYFPMFLVMGGYLLTQFFEHTIAPHFHLGEEVHTDEMISTSSAYTAVGGLLIHTFFDGVSIAASAQIDMRIGLLVFIAVFLHKFPEGFTVGSMVMAAGKDIRGVIAATSLIGLTTLLGVMSFYFVGTTLGFTVAYALPVSAGVTLYVAASDLIPEVNHHGGKSPLVSLSVFVGVALFFLTHLLLHSALEK is encoded by the coding sequence ATGGATTCTTTATTTCTAAAACTATTGGTTTTTGGCTTGCTTGCTGCGCTGGCTAATGTTTTGGGCGGTTTAATACTGTTCCCATCCAGACTTCACCACAATTACAAACGCCTGCTTCGCTACGTATTGGCTCTCGGAGCGGGCTTCATGCTCGCCGTAACGATCTTTGAACTTCTGCCTGAATCTGTAATTCTCTGGCAAAAGTCCACGCCGCTCGTTATCGAAGATCTTTATTTCCCAATGTTCCTCGTTATGGGCGGATACCTGCTCACTCAGTTTTTTGAACACACTATCGCGCCACATTTTCATCTTGGCGAAGAAGTTCACACTGACGAAATGATCTCGACATCGTCTGCATATACCGCAGTCGGAGGCTTGCTGATACACACGTTTTTTGACGGGGTGTCGATCGCAGCCTCCGCTCAGATCGATATGCGGATCGGGCTGCTCGTTTTCATTGCAGTTTTTCTGCACAAATTTCCGGAGGGTTTCACCGTTGGATCGATGGTTATGGCCGCCGGCAAAGACATTCGCGGGGTGATCGCAGCAACTTCGCTGATCGGATTGACGACCTTGTTGGGCGTAATGTCCTTTTATTTTGTCGGAACGACTCTCGGATTTACGGTTGCGTACGCGCTTCCCGTCTCTGCGGGAGTCACACTTTACGTGGCGGCAAGCGACCTCATCCCTGAGGTAAATCATCACGGAGGCAAAAGCCCGCTTGTGTCTCTGTCAGTCTTCGTCGGCGTTGCGTTGTTTTTCCTGACCCACCTTCTGCTTCACTCGGCGTTGGAGAAGTGA